From the Bacteroidales bacterium genome, the window GCTGCCTTTGGGCTGGGATTTATCATTGGGCCTGTCCTTGGTGGTGTTTTAGGGCAATACGGAATGCGATTGCCATTCATTGTAGCTGCAGGACTTACATTTCTTAATTGGATTTACGGATATTTCGTTCTGCCCGAATCACTTGACAAGTCCAACAGGCGACCATTTGATTTAAAACGGGCCAATCCTTTGGGAGCCTTAATGCATTTACGCAAATATCCCGTAATCTCAGGAATGATAGGCTCTCTGATCTTTGTTTATATTGCTGGATTTGCAACTCAGAGCACCTGGACCTTCTTTACTATGGAAGCTTTTCACTGGAATGAAGCACAGGTAGGGTATTCACTTGGACTTGTCGGATTGTTGATGGCGATTGTTCAGGGAGGACTCACAAGAGTGCTGAACCCGAGGCTGGGAAATATAAATTCTATCTATGTGGGACTGGGGTTTTATTTTGTTGGGATGTTGCTTATATCCTTAGCCCCTGAAGCATGGATGTTATATTTCATCATGATACCTTTAAGTCTGGGTGGAATTGCCAATCCTGCCTTGCAAAGTATCATATCAAACCAGGTACCTTCCAATGAGCAGGGTGAACTTCAGGGAGCATTAACCAGCCTGATGAGTGTAACCTCCATCATTGGCCCGGTGTTGATGACCGGATTGTTTTCTTATTTTACCACCAAAAACGCCCCGATTTACTTTCCGGGAGCACCTTTTATGATGGCAGCCATCCTGATAGTTTTAAGTGCGCTTTTTGCCATCCGAACTTTGACATCACTCCGGCATAAAACGAAAAATATCAATCCTTGAAAACGAGCTTAAGATTCAATATCTTAATAATCAGATATTTGATCTAAGCTAAAGATATGGGACGAAAATGAAAGTTCCGGGTGAAAATCAGTTAGGGTTGATAGACTTTTAATACCACATTGCCAGTTTTCTGCCCGCTTTCAACATAGCGATAGGCTTCAACAATTTCTTCCAAAGTATAATAACGGTCAATCACAGGCCTGAATTCACCTTTTTCAGCTAGTTCTTTTAGAAAAATGAGATCCTGGGTATTGATGGAAGGCATAGGAAACAAGACCTTCTTCTTGCCCAACAATGGAGTATAAAGCGCCAGGAAAATATTCTCCCAGTTTTTTCCAAGTTCCGTCGAAATATAGATACCCTTGTCTTTCAGAATGGGTTTGCATCTTCCGAATGAACTTTTACCCACCGCGTCGAAAACAAAATCATAACGCTCACTGGTAAGGGTATAATCCTCTTTCATATAATCAATTACAACATCAGCTCCGAGCGACCTGATGAGTTCAATGTTTTTGGTATTACATACAGCCGTAACCCTGGTACCGAAATGTTTCAGCAACTGCACAGCTGCCGATCCAATTGCACCTGTTGCGCCATAAACCATCACATTCTGACCGGCGGTAACCTTTGCGGCCCTAATATCAGTGAGCGCATAATGACCACCTTCTGTAAGGCAGGCAGCCTGTTCAAAACTCAAGTTTTTAGGCATATGCACAATAGCTTCATTTTCATGCATCAACATATACTCAGCATGAGCTCCAAACCTGATATCGTTGTATCCAAAAACTTTGTCGCCGGTTTTAAACAGGCTTACGTTCTCACCAATGGCTTCAATAGTTCCGGCGAACTCATTTCCAAGGGTTTGATGTTTTGGACGGAAAATGCCGCTGAACAACCTTGAGATGACATATTCAGCACTTCTGAAGCCACTATCAGTGCGATTTACCGTGGCAGCATACACTTTAACCAACACCTCATTTTCTTTAGGTTGCGGCTTTTCAACCTCCATAAGTTTTGCTACTTCCGGGGGGCCATACCGGGTGTGTATAATGGCTTTCATAGGACATTTTGTTTTAAACTTTCAAAAGTTTAGTGATTAAGCTCTTTACCTAAATTAAGAGATTGTCTAAGAATGCAAATTTTAGAATGCGGGCAGCCGGTTGGTTTCAAGTAACTGTTTAAAATTATTAAAATTTAGTCATCCGCCTGAGGCGGACAGAATTCAGTATTCAGGAATCTGCCCGACTGATAAACTGAGTTTTTTAAGCTGGATATCTAACGGTCTGGCAGGTCAGAATAGAAAAAATGGAACTATTAATTTGAAAACTATTCTGGATTCTGGCTTCTCAAAGAATAGCATTCTTGGACAATTTCTTAGTATGTTAACATAATATTTTATTGTCCTCTTAAAGCTTTGAAACACTGCTTTAATATCCTTTAAAGATTCAGGACGATTCGTAGGATAGGTGCCAACCAGCAAGTAATAACCTCCGTTTTCCCCAAACAGGATCAATTGGCAGATATCCTCATTTGTCAGGGTGCTTCTCCCATAAATTTCCAGACCATCAAGGCCATCGAGGGTGCTTTCTACGATTCCTCTTTCTTTTAGCCATTCAAATTTCTGAGGATACTTGCCTAAACGGGAAATACTAAAGATATTACGATCAGGTATTGGTTGGTTACTATATGATTTATCGGTAATTAACATGGTCTTATCAGCAGAACGGGTAGGAGTGAGGCCATCCCTGTTGAAGAGCATTCCATTTCCCATCACTCCGACAAATATAAATTGTCCTGCTTTTTCATAAAGACTGTAATCCAATTCATTGCGTGGATCAATCTTGAGGGAAGTGTCAATCGATAAGGTAAGAAGACTTTGCCTGATAAGTTCCCCGGTTGCGACCGAATCTCTTGGATAAACGCCATTGATAATCAGTGATGAGTTAGATTGTGAGGTGAGAATCACAATTTTTGAGAAGTTGGTAGAACTTGAGGACTGGTTAATCTCCATCCAACTGGCTGGTTGTCCACTGATAAGCTTTTCTTCTTTTTTATTCAATTTCATGCCACTACTGGCAAGCTTTTCAGCACTAAATCCTTTTGCAACTTCAGAGTACTGACCAGGGATTTCAGTAATCATAATCATACATGACGGATCCCCGGGATGTTTAAAACCTTTAAATTCTGTGCTTTCAACAAAACCAAGCGGCGGAACCATGGAAACCTTTGTGCCTTTTATGAGGATGGTATTCTCCTGAAATTGATTTAACTGGCCGGGATTCTGCCCGTTTAATACCCAGGCAGAGATCATTAAAAAAAGAAATATACAGGTTTTCTTCATGGAAAATCAGTTGGTTTGATTAGCAATAAAATATTCTTAATCAGTGAATTCACTGCATTCAGATGAGGGTAATAAGTCCGAAATGTCTGACTTATTGCACGAAAGTAAGAAAAATATACTATTTCGTTAATTTATTGCTGACTACCCCCCAGTTCTTCCATCAGGATCAGCAAGTCCTTCTTGTATTTCATGTAGGCCCGGTTCAATATCCATTCATAAGAATTTAAACTACTAAAGAGAACATTTAACGCTCCCTCTTCATACTGATTCCCTGTAAAGTACTGCCATTCCTTTGAAGTATAATCAGTGAAAGTCTTTCGTAAATCTTCGGTGATCAGAGACTGGAAGTATTCTTCTTCCATTAGTGTTCTGATTTGCAGTTTTAACTCTTCCTCGGCATAACTTAAGGTAATGAGGTTTACACGAATGGTATCAAATGGAGTGGTTACATAGATAAATTCTGATAATTTCTTCACCTTGATGCAGATCTTGATCTTATCTTCATAGGCAAGATCAAAAGCTTTATAGTTCTCAACTTTTTCCAGGTACTCTGTTTCTCTTCCCTTTTCCCGGGATTTTTGGAGGAAGTAATGATAGATTGTAAGGTCATGTTCCTCTATTCTTTCCTTTAATTCTATCAGTTCTTCTTCCAATTCCTTGATTAAGGGATTACAGTCTTTATGCCGATATTTTTTCCCATCAAAGTCAAATGACCTGACCTCTGAATCAGGCAATCCAATTTGTCGGAGCGTTGCAATATCTGCTTCCAGTGAGTTGATCGTATATACAATATCCACTACTTCATCACTGAACAGATCCTTAGCATCGGAAATATTACTGTCAGTTATTTCAAGCTGATCTGTACTGAACAGCCCGGGGTTTTTATTGTCGTAATAAGAATTAAAGAAGGCCGAAAAGGATATTTCCTGAAAATTTGTTACATATTCATGTTCAAAACTCCGGGTCTCCAGGTCTGTTACTTCTTTTTCATATTTTACTTCGCTGAAGACATACTCCGTAAGCATTTGCTGGGTTTCTTCAGGATTTTTGAAAAGAAGGCTTGCTTTGGCTGTATCATTGTTTTTCAAAGGAATACTCAACTGCTGGAGTTTTTGAATCCTTTCCTTCAGACTTGGATGGGAAGCCCATTGGTCTTTGATGAAAAGCCTTGATTTATTATACCTTCCCAGGTCATCCAACCTTATAGTTGGGAGGTTATTCTCAACCGGAACATTGTTAAGTCCTGCCTGGAATACCATCACAAATTGCTGTTGCGGGTACACATTTTTTGTTCTGACACATTCAGGGATCCTGGTAGAATAGAAATCAAGGATAATATTGTATGAATAGGAAGCAAGATCCAGTCTCAGGAGCGAGGAAATCAGTGGTTCATGTCCTGTAACATTAGCAGCCACCTCATCAGCGTGGAATTCCATCTCCCTGGATAAGCTCAGATAGTTGAGATTCACGATTTTATATACTTTCCGCAGTACCCATTGAATTCCTTGCACGATCTTTACTGCCAGGCCGACAAAAAAGGCAAGTGTATTATTAACGCTTCCCCATTTCCCTGCCAGAATTTCAAAGGAGCTATTCTCATTCAAAAGGTTATAAATGATCTGGTTCACATAATACACATAGCTCCCTACCTTCATGCTGCGTTGTGAGAAATGGCCAAATTCATGGGAAAGGATCGCTTTTAATTCAGTTATGGTAACTGCATTCACAAGCCCATAACCAATCTGGAGATTTTTCCGTACCGGCAATATCATGCTCCAGAAACTGGAATCATAGAACACTGAAGCATTTACCTCGGAAGAAATATAAACTTTCTTGGGGAACTGTGAATTTACCTCCTTTACGATTTCCTCAATGAAGGCAAAAAGTGCAGGCTCCTGTTGCCAGGTGATCTCTACCAGGTTTGAACGATCAACTACATGTTTCTTGGCGATAAATTTAAACAGGAAAATAGTCACTAAAACCCCAATACTGATAAGTCCGGCACCTAATATAAGTGTCAAAAAGGAGGGATGTAAAGTGATTAGCATGATACCTAAATAGCTTGTTGCAAAAGTGAGCGCAAGTGCTGAAGCTATCATCAGAATGTAGGTTCCGATAAACAGGAGAATAGACAGGATGGACTTGACTGCCATCATTTTAAAACTGGCAGAAGATTGAATGTGGTGCTGTTGCATGCTGTTGTTTTGTTGTGATGATATTAGAAAGAAAATAGGGATTCGATTATTGTGGTTGTAGTATTATTGATTGTTTTCACGAAAGCTGAAAAACCGGATTAGTTAAAAAGTTATCAATACATGTTGGGTATAATCATGTGATAAATTATACTCCAGGGATTGTGTACTATAAACAGGATCTCCCTGTATCATCCTCTTCGTGATAACATCCATCTTCAGGGTATGATTCAGATCAAAAAAATATTCCCTGTTGAGACTAAAACTATTAGGGTCCAATCCTTCGTTAACCAGTATTTCTTTTGTAACCCACTCCCTTTGCCCTGGTAAGGAATTGGGCATGTTATAATAAAAGATCACCGAAAGCTCATCTCCGTCAGCCGGGTCATTATTAACAGCAGAAAACACCAATTTTGCAGATTTGCCAATGAAAATGGTATCTGTGTTTAATTGCGGAACCACCATTGTGGCCAGAACTCCCGGCTCAAGAACCTGTAAGTATCCGGGTTTATTCACCCTTAACTTATAAATTTGACGGTTCTCATTGTCTATGCTGAAACTGTAACGTCCGCTCAGATTGGTCTTTACTGAGTCAATTTGTTCCTGGACAAAGTATGCACTATCCATCACATTGATACCACTGCCGGTATGCAACACTACTGAGGTATTAGGAAAAGCATCCTGGTTGAAAAAATCGATTACCATTCCATCAAATCGCAGAAGCTGGTCCTCAGATTCATCTTTCTTACAGGAACTCAATAAAATAAATCCGAACAAGAGGAAAGTAATATACTTTTTAAAAGTCAAAACCATTTGGTGCATGTATTAACAGGCGAATATAACAAACTATCATGACCAATAAACATGGACAAAGAATCGTATCCAGACAATTTAGATAACTTCTCACAGGTTCAGACCTGGTTAAATTCTTTCCCTTGATAACAGGATGATCTCCTTCCAGCTGGGTTCTTTACCGCTGATAAGTACCGATACATGGAATATTTTAGCGGCAAGCTTCCTGAAGAAATAAAATGTACCGATCAGGACCAGAAATGAGCCGCAAACTTCAAGGGCTGATACTTCTGTGATGGCCCAACGTATAGGCATTGCAGATGCTGATGTGAGCGGGAACCAGGAAAGGAATATTGAAAATCCACTATCCGGTTCTTTAATCACCAGAAATGCAGTTAGTACAAACAATAACGGGAGCAACATCAAGGAACTCTTGCCTGAATTATTGGGATCAGTTATTACAGAAGCAACACTTGCCATGAAGGCATTCCAAATGAGTATGCCGATTAAAGTGAATACAAAATAGAGCAGGATAGAAGGCAAATGCAAATAGGGCAGGATAGAGGATACAGGAGTCCCGGAAAACTGGAAGAAGAGAATTCCCCCTAAAGCACCTATCACAGAATAAGTAAGCATAGAAGAAAGGCCTGTGAGAGCAATTCCAAGTATTTTACCGTCCATCCAGACTTGTGGTTTTATAGCAGAAATAATCTGTTCAGTAATCTTTAGCTGTTTCTCTCCGGTGATGGCTGTAAACTGGTAAGTAAAGCTGAGAAAAACGGCCATAATCATTAGCCCGGCGAAAAAGTAAGCAAGGGTCTTCCTGTCATGTGTCTTAGGGTCAATAAAGTAAGATTCCTTAACTTCAGGTGCTTTGAGTATCCTTTGAAGAGTTTCCGGAGGAAGCCCTGCTTTATTCCTATTGATCTCCATGCTGTACTCATCAAGAGTTGCCTTAATCTGCTTCATTTTCCCGGGTTTATTCCACGATTGCAAAACAAAGCCTTCCCCATCCTGAGCCAGGTAAATGCCCTTCTTCAATTTCTTTATATTATCGATATAAGGCTGATATTCAGAGGAAGCAAGGGTTTTCACTTCAAATGAAGTTGATAACATTCTGATCAGTAAGGTATCTGTATCTTGTAACATGGCAATTTCTGGTTTTTCCTTCGAACCGGATAAGGCATATTTGCTTACAAAATAACTCAGACTAAAAACGATGATCATAATGATGATGCCAAGAAGCTCATTCTTCAGCTTGTAAAATCTGCGGTATTCCCACATGGTGACCGTCAGAACTTGCTTATAATATCTCATTGTTGTT encodes:
- a CDS encoding TCR/Tet family MFS transporter, which translates into the protein MLNNRKPALGFIFITLLLDVIGFGIIIPVIPKYISHLLGSDLSNASIYSGWLMFSFSIMQFIFAPILGGLSDRYGRRPVLLVSLFGFGLNYILLAFAPSIGWLFLGRILAGICGASFTTASAYVADISSPEKRTQNFGLIGAAFGLGFIIGPVLGGVLGQYGMRLPFIVAAGLTFLNWIYGYFVLPESLDKSNRRPFDLKRANPLGALMHLRKYPVISGMIGSLIFVYIAGFATQSTWTFFTMEAFHWNEAQVGYSLGLVGLLMAIVQGGLTRVLNPRLGNINSIYVGLGFYFVGMLLISLAPEAWMLYFIMIPLSLGGIANPALQSIISNQVPSNEQGELQGALTSLMSVTSIIGPVLMTGLFSYFTTKNAPIYFPGAPFMMAAILIVLSALFAIRTLTSLRHKTKNINP
- a CDS encoding NAD(P)-dependent alcohol dehydrogenase, coding for MKAIIHTRYGPPEVAKLMEVEKPQPKENEVLVKVYAATVNRTDSGFRSAEYVISRLFSGIFRPKHQTLGNEFAGTIEAIGENVSLFKTGDKVFGYNDIRFGAHAEYMLMHENEAIVHMPKNLSFEQAACLTEGGHYALTDIRAAKVTAGQNVMVYGATGAIGSAAVQLLKHFGTRVTAVCNTKNIELIRSLGADVVIDYMKEDYTLTSERYDFVFDAVGKSSFGRCKPILKDKGIYISTELGKNWENIFLALYTPLLGKKKVLFPMPSINTQDLIFLKELAEKGEFRPVIDRYYTLEEIVEAYRYVESGQKTGNVVLKVYQP
- a CDS encoding M48 family metalloprotease, giving the protein MAVKSILSILLFIGTYILMIASALALTFATSYLGIMLITLHPSFLTLILGAGLISIGVLVTIFLFKFIAKKHVVDRSNLVEITWQQEPALFAFIEEIVKEVNSQFPKKVYISSEVNASVFYDSSFWSMILPVRKNLQIGYGLVNAVTITELKAILSHEFGHFSQRSMKVGSYVYYVNQIIYNLLNENSSFEILAGKWGSVNNTLAFFVGLAVKIVQGIQWVLRKVYKIVNLNYLSLSREMEFHADEVAANVTGHEPLISSLLRLDLASYSYNIILDFYSTRIPECVRTKNVYPQQQFVMVFQAGLNNVPVENNLPTIRLDDLGRYNKSRLFIKDQWASHPSLKERIQKLQQLSIPLKNNDTAKASLLFKNPEETQQMLTEYVFSEVKYEKEVTDLETRSFEHEYVTNFQEISFSAFFNSYYDNKNPGLFSTDQLEITDSNISDAKDLFSDEVVDIVYTINSLEADIATLRQIGLPDSEVRSFDFDGKKYRHKDCNPLIKELEEELIELKERIEEHDLTIYHYFLQKSREKGRETEYLEKVENYKAFDLAYEDKIKICIKVKKLSEFIYVTTPFDTIRVNLITLSYAEEELKLQIRTLMEEEYFQSLITEDLRKTFTDYTSKEWQYFTGNQYEEGALNVLFSSLNSYEWILNRAYMKYKKDLLILMEELGGSQQ
- a CDS encoding ABC transporter permease, whose translation is MRYYKQVLTVTMWEYRRFYKLKNELLGIIIMIIVFSLSYFVSKYALSGSKEKPEIAMLQDTDTLLIRMLSTSFEVKTLASSEYQPYIDNIKKLKKGIYLAQDGEGFVLQSWNKPGKMKQIKATLDEYSMEINRNKAGLPPETLQRILKAPEVKESYFIDPKTHDRKTLAYFFAGLMIMAVFLSFTYQFTAITGEKQLKITEQIISAIKPQVWMDGKILGIALTGLSSMLTYSVIGALGGILFFQFSGTPVSSILPYLHLPSILLYFVFTLIGILIWNAFMASVASVITDPNNSGKSSLMLLPLLFVLTAFLVIKEPDSGFSIFLSWFPLTSASAMPIRWAITEVSALEVCGSFLVLIGTFYFFRKLAAKIFHVSVLISGKEPSWKEIILLSRERI